One genomic region from Amia ocellicauda isolate fAmiCal2 chromosome 4, fAmiCal2.hap1, whole genome shotgun sequence encodes:
- the tjp1a gene encoding tight junction protein ZO-1 isoform X1, which produces MLGNKNCMITYAGLWCGIVEAVDKMKYQKYLTVLQMALGVTASNRNNLLPYKRRMWVTPSSDTANAAASSGSQGKPSLRRIKGRIHRSKSLDSIELLDSNSAAMEETVIWEQHTVTLHRAPGFGFGIAISGGRDNPHFQSGETSIVISDVLKGGPAEGLLQENDRVVMVNAVSMDNVEHAYAVQQLRKSGKNAKITIRRKRKVQIPVARPERETMSEHEEDSYDDDEVYDPSAYSGRRSERSLSRRDRSASRERSLSPRSDRRSVGSNLPARPAKVTLVKSRKNEEYGLRLASHIFVKDISPESLAARDGNIQEGDVVLKINGTVTENLSLVDAKKLIERSKGKLKMVVQRDERATLLNIPDLDDSIPSANASDRDDISEIHSLASDHSNRSHDRNRSSRSRSPDRRSEPSDHSRHSPQQIHNGSHRSRDEERISKPGAISTPIKIAEEAVISKPVEQPVVKEEKQIPPLPEPKPVYAQPGQPDVDLPVSPSDAPIPSVAHDDGMLRPSMKLVKFKKGESVGLRLAGGNDVGIFVAGVLEDSPAAKEGLEEGDQILRVNNVDFANIIREEAVLFLLDLPKGEEVTILAQKKKDVYRRIVESDVGDSFYIRTHFEYEKESPYGLSFNKGEVFRVVDTLYNGKLGSWLAIRIGKNHQEVERGIIPNKNRAEQLSSVQYTLPKTAGGDRADFWRFRGLRSSKRNLRKSREDLSAQPVQTKFPAYERVVLREAGFLRPVVIFGPIADVAREKLAREEPDLFELAKSEPRDAGSDQRSSGIIRLHTIKQIIDRDKHAVLDITPNAVDRLNYAQWYPIVVFLNPDSKQGVKNMRTRLCPESRKSARKLYERALKLRKNNHHLFTTTINMNSMNDGWYGALKETIQQQQNQLVWVSEGKADGAPDDDLDLHDDRLSYLSAPGSEYSMYSTDSRHTSDYEDTDTEGGAYTDQELDETLNDEVGPPTEPAITRSSEPVRDDPPVIQDAPGYPPYQHQVQPDPLNRIDPAGFKMPGPQQKAEAVPAMPSVPRQLEPIAVVTAPPAVDDSVYVAEEPLPSPHSNYGPQGGTIRKPTTELARPMPHDPQQSGLPITEPKMYKKNLYGMEEPARQNHGMKQPVTGHPVQRFDKEQPLNYDPRPPYQDEQPYRDYDHPPYRYDSAGNYVEPKSRSYDSHLHYENRVPHYDEQWSPYDQSSPQGYPGRTPFENQHPQGYEPRLPYEESAERESSTPPPRYDEQLAPPAVYDGRPRYEPPAKTYSKPTQPRYEEQPLAGSYDVRPRYEPEPHAFPPPASRSPEPKQLYDPQVRPYAQGPPRGYKPGQYEPPLSADVPLPPPPQVQPKPEPPATSSKPLPPPPAAEPEDDPAMKPQSVLTRVKMFENKRSASVDRAKESGDPAVVRPTELVPKPVVGPGPVSKANSLSHLDQDKPAYSRAPEPQKPQVKPPEDIVRSNHYDPDEDEEYYRKQLSYFDRRNFDKPVPPPSANRFPEPVKPVQPQTQPSYSNFSSRGEAVEKVSPVEKRYEPVPQITPPASQYGQPVPPQTTLVAPPAVLPKPPAPEVNPLPLETLSSPKTKPEPPSLQTVPTALRPSNREDTVQTSYLPQKSFPEKAPVNGTDQPAKPITSSYNRFTPKPYTSSARPFERKFESPKFNHNLLPNDTQAKPEPITKPVSSAPQPASKPQTSPQSADLDSGLDTFSRTTDNRPKYQQNNIGAVPKAIPVSPGALDDDEEDEGHTVVATARGIFNSNGGVLSSIETGVSIIIPQGAIPDGVEQEIYFKVCRDNSILPPLDKEKGETLLSPLVMCGPHGLKFLKPVELRLPHCASMTPDGWSFALKSSDSSSGDPKSWQNKSLPGDPNYLVGANCVSVLIDHF; this is translated from the exons GCGCCAGGGTTCGGCTTTGGCATCGCTATCTCTGGTGGTCGAGATAATCCTCATTTTCAGAGTGGTGAGACCTCCATTGTGATCTCAGACGTGCTAAAAGGAGGTCCAGCTGAGGGCTTGCTACA GGAGAATGACAGAGTTGTCATGGTTAATGCTGTGTCCATGGATAATGTGGAGCATGCATATGCCGTTCAGCAGCTACGGAAAAGTGGGAAGAATGCGAAAATT ACGATCAGGAGGAAGCGGAAGGTACAGATCCCCGTGGCGCGGCCAGAGCGCGAGACTATGTCGGAGCACGAGGAGGACAGCTACGACGACGACGAGGTGTACGACCCCAGCGCCTACAGTGGCCGGCGGAGCGAGCGCAGCCTTAGCCGCCGGGACAGGAGCGCCAGCCGTGAGCGAAGCCTGTCCCCACGCTCAGACAGGAGGTCTGTGGGCTCCAACCTACCTGCCAGGCCTGCCAAAGTCACCTTGGTGAAGTCTAGGAAAAACGAAG AATATGGGCTGCGCTTAGCAAGCCACATATTTGTGAAAGACATTTCTCCAGAGAGCCTTGCAGCCAGAGATGGCAACATCCAGGAGGGAGATGTTGTACTGAAA ATCAATGGCACAGTGACGGAAAACCTGTCCTTGGTAGATGCTAAGAAACTAATAGAGCGGTCAAAGGGCAAGCTAAAGATGGTTGTCCAGAGGGATGAGAGAGCCACTCTGCTGAATATCCCTGACCTGGATGACAGCATTCCTTCAGCCAATGCCTCTGATAGAGACG acaTTTCAGAAATTCATTCACTGGCATCAGACCATTCCAACCGATCCCATGACCGAAACCGCAGCAGCCGCTCCCGATCTCCTGACAGGAGGTCAGAGCCGTCTGACCATTCCAGAcattctccacagcaaatccacAATGGCAG CCACAGAAGTCGTGACGAAGAGAGGATTTCAAAACCAGGGGCGATATCAACTCCTATTAAAATAGCAGAAGAAGCTGTAATCTCCAAGCCCGTGGAGCAGCCTGTGGTCAAAGAGGAGAAACAGATCCCTCCACTGCCAG AACCCAAGCCAGTGTACGCTCAGCCTGGCCAGCCTGACGTGGACCTCCCCGTCAGCCCCTCCGACGCCCCCATTCCCAGCGTGGCGCACGACGACGGCATGCTGCG GCCCAGTATGAAGCTGGTGAAGTTTAAGAAGGGGGAGAGTGTGGGTCTGCGCCTGGCCGGAGGGAATGACGTGGGGATCTTTGTTGCTGGCGTTCTGGAAGATAGCCCAGCGGCCAAAGAGGGCCTGGAAGAGGGGGACCAGATTCTCAGG gtAAACAATGTTGACTTTGCAAATATAATCCGTGAAGAGGCGGTTTTGTTCCTTCTtgatcttcccaaaggtgaagaGGTCACCATTTTGGCTCAGAAGAAGAAGGATG TTTACAGACGGATAGTAGAGTCTGATGTTGGCGATTCATTCTACATCCGGACGCACTTTGAATACGAGAAGGAGTCGCCGTACGGCCTCAGCTTCAACAAGGGAGAGGTGTTCCGTGTGGTGGACACTCTGTACAATGGCAAGCTGGGTTCCTGGCTGGCCATACGCATTGGCAAGAACCATCAGGAAGTGGAGAGGGGCATCATTCCTAACAAGAACAG AGCGGAGCAGCTGTCCAGCGTTCAGTACACTCTCCCCAAGACGGCTGGAGGGGACCGGGCGGATTTCTGGCGGTTCCGGGGGCTCCGCAGTTCCAAGAGGAACCTCAGGAAGAGTCGCGAGGATCTGTCCGCCCAGCCCGTCCAGACCAAGTTCCCGGCATATGAGCGAGTGGTGCTGAGAGAGG CTGGGTTCCTTCGGCCCGTGGTCATCTTTGGGCCCATTGCTGATGTGGCTCGTGAGAAGCTGGCTAGAGAGGAGCCAGACTTATTTGAGTTGGCAA AGAGCGAGCCGAGGGATGCAGGAAGTGACCAAAGGAGTTCCGGGATCATCCGTCTTCACACCATCAAGCAAATCATCGACCGG GACAAGCATGCAGTGTTGGACATCACCCCGAATGCCGTGGACAGGCTGAACTACGCCCAGTGGTATCCCATCGTGGTGTTCCTGAACCCAGACAGCAAGCAGGGGGTCAAGAACATGAGGACACGGCTGTGTCCGGAATCTAGGAAGAGCGCCAGGAAACTGTACGAGCGCGCCCTGAAGCTGCGAAAAAACAACCACCATCTTTTCACCA CCACCATCAATATGAACTCTATGAATGACGGGTGGTACGGAGCCCTGAAGGAGacaatacagcagcagcagaatcAGTTGGTGTGGGTCTCGGAGGGCAAG GCGGACGGCGCTCCGGATGACGACCTGGACCTGCATGATGACCGGCTGTCGTACCTGTCGGCCCCGGGCAGCGAGTACTCCATGTACAGCACAGACAGTCGACACACGTCGGACTACGAAGACACGGACACAGAGGGCGGGGCCTACACTGACCAGGAGCTGGATGAAACCCTGAACGACGAAGTGGGCCCCCCCACGGAGCCCGCCATCACCCGCTCCTCCGAGCCCGTGCGCGATGACCCTCCCGTCATCCAAGATGCCCCAGGATACCCTCCTTACCAGCACCAGGTCCAGCCTGACCCCCTCAACAGAATAGACCCAGCAGGTTTTAAAATGCCAGGCCCACAGCAG AAAGCAGAGGCGGTTCCTGCCATGCCTAGCGTTCCCCGTCAGCTTGAGCCCATTGCTGTCGTGACAGCGCCCCCTGCTGTTGACGACTCTGTATATGTAGCAGAGGAGCCTCTTCCCTCTCCTCACAGCAACTACGGCCCCCAGGGTGGCACCATTAGGAAGCCCACCACTGAGCTAGCTCGGCCAATGCCCCACGATCCCCAGCAGTCGGGCCTGCCTATTACAGAACCAAAG ATGTACAAGAAAAATCTTTATGGAATGGAAGAACCAGCCAGGCAGAATCACGGCATGAAGCAGCCAGTCACTGGCCACCCCGTGCAGAGGTTCGACAAGGAGCAACCTCTGAACTACGACCCCCGGCCTCCGTACCAGGATGAACAGCCATACAGAGATTATGACCATCCGCCGTACCGATATGACTCTGCGGGAAACTACGTGGAACCAAAGTCTCGCAGCTATGACTCGCACCTGCACTACGAGAACCGAGTGCCTCACTATGACGAGCAGTGGTCTCCCTACGATCAGAGCTCCCCGCAGGGCTACCCAGGTCGAACCCCATTTGAGAACCAGCACCCCCAGGGCTATGAACCCCGGCTCCCCTACGAGGAGAGTGCGGAACGAGAATCCAGCACCCCCCCGCCTCGCTACGATGAGCAGCTGGCGCCCCCCGCAGTGTATGACGGCCGGCCACGGTACGAGCCGCCCGCCAAGACCTACAGCAAGCCCACGCAGCCACGCTACGAGGAGCAGCCCCTCGCGGGCAGCTATGATGTGCGGCCAAGATACGAGCCCGAGCCACATGCCTTTCCCCCTCCTGCCTCCCGATCGCCCGAGCCCAAACAGCTCTACGACCCTCAGGTCCGGCCCTATGCTCAGGGTCCTCCGCGGGGCTACAAGCCAGGACAGTACGAGCCTCCACTCAGCGCAGATGTTCCCCTCCCACCCCCGCCCCAGGTACAGCCTAAGCCAGAGCCTCCAGCCACCTCCAGCAAACCGCTACCCCCACCGCCAGCAGCAGAGCCAGAGGACGACCCAGCCATGAAGCCCCAGTCGGTGCTCACCCGTGTCAAGATGTTCGAGAACAAGAGGTCAGCATCGGTGGACCGGGCCAAGGAGTCTGGGGATCCCGCTGTCGTCAGG CCGACTGAACTTGTACCCAAGCCTGTGGTTGGGCCAGGCCCGGTCTCCAAGGCCAACTCTCTCAGCCATCTGGACCAGGACAAGCCTGCATACAG CAGGGCTCCTGAGCCGCAGAAGCCTCAGGTCAAGCCCCCAGAGGACATCGTTCGTTCCAACCACTACGACCCTGACGAGGATGAGGAGTATTACAGGAAGCAGCTCTCCTACTTTGACCGCAGGAACTTTGACAAGCCTGTGCCCCCACCCTCTGCCAACCGCTTCCCTGAGCCAGTCAAACCAGTGCAGCCTCAGACGCAGCCCAGCTACTCCAACTTCTCCTCCAG GGGGGAGGCCGTGGAGAAAGTCAGTCCTGTGGAGAAAAGATATGAACCAGTGCCTCAGATCACACCACCTGCATCTCAGTACGGTCAGCCTGTGCCACCACAGACCACACTTGTCGCCCCCCCCGCAGTCCTGCCCAAGCCCCCTGCTCCTGAAG TCAACCCACTCCCTCTGGAGACCCTCAGCTCACCCAAGACCAAGCCAGAGCCCCCCTCCCTGCAGACGGTCCCCACCGCACTGCGGCCCAGTAACCGCGAGGACACTGTGCAGACGAGCTACCTGCCCCAGAAGAGCTTCCCCGAGAAGGCTCCGGTCAACGGCACTGACCAGCCCGCCAAGCCCATCACGTCCAGCTACAACCGCTTCACCCCCAAACCGTACACCAGCTCTGCACGGCCATTCGAGCGCAAGTTCGAGAGCCCCAAGTTCAACCACAACCTCCTACCCAATGACACCCAGGCCAAGCCAGAACCCATCACCAAGCCAGTGAGCAGCGCCCCGCAGCCAGCCAGCAAGCCGCAGACCTCCCCACAGTCAGCCGATCTGGACAGCGGCCTGGACACCTTCTCCCGGACCACGGACAACCGGCCCAAATACCAGCAGAACAATATCGGTGCCGTGCCCAAGGCCATTCCTGTCAG CCCCGGCGCTCTGGATGATGACGAGGAGGATGAAGGCCACACTGTGGTGGCCACGGCCAGGGGCATCTTCAACAGCAATGGTGGCGTGCTGAGCTCCATTGAGACCGGGGTTAGCATCATCATCCCCCAGGGCGCCATTCCTGACGGCGTGGAGCAAGAGATCTACTTCAAAGTGTGCAGGGACAACAGCATCCTCCCCCCCTTAGACAAGGAGAAAG GAGAGACTCTTCTCAGCCCACTGGTGATGTGTGGCCCTCATGGCCTGAAGTTCCTGAAGCCGGTGGAGCTGCGCTTACCTCACTGTGCGTCTATGACCCCTGATGGTTGGTCTTTTGCTCTAAAATCCTCCGACTCCTCGTCGG
- the tjp1a gene encoding tight junction protein ZO-1 isoform X3, which translates to MLGNKNCMITYAGLWCGIVEAVDKMKYQKYLTVLQMALGVTASNRNNLLPYKRRMWVTPSSDTANAAASSGSQGKPSLRRIKGRIHRSKSLDSIELLDSNSAAMEETVIWEQHTVTLHRAPGFGFGIAISGGRDNPHFQSGETSIVISDVLKGGPAEGLLQENDRVVMVNAVSMDNVEHAYAVQQLRKSGKNAKITIRRKRKVQIPVARPERETMSEHEEDSYDDDEVYDPSAYSGRRSERSLSRRDRSASRERSLSPRSDRRSVGSNLPARPAKVTLVKSRKNEEYGLRLASHIFVKDISPESLAARDGNIQEGDVVLKINGTVTENLSLVDAKKLIERSKGKLKMVVQRDERATLLNIPDLDDSIPSANASDRDDISEIHSLASDHSNRSHDRNRSSRSRSPDRRSEPSDHSRHSPQQIHNGSHRSRDEERISKPGAISTPIKIAEEAVISKPVEQPVVKEEKQIPPLPEPKPVYAQPGQPDVDLPVSPSDAPIPSVAHDDGMLRPSMKLVKFKKGESVGLRLAGGNDVGIFVAGVLEDSPAAKEGLEEGDQILRVNNVDFANIIREEAVLFLLDLPKGEEVTILAQKKKDVYRRIVESDVGDSFYIRTHFEYEKESPYGLSFNKGEVFRVVDTLYNGKLGSWLAIRIGKNHQEVERGIIPNKNRAEQLSSVQYTLPKTAGGDRADFWRFRGLRSSKRNLRKSREDLSAQPVQTKFPAYERVVLREAGFLRPVVIFGPIADVAREKLAREEPDLFELAKSEPRDAGSDQRSSGIIRLHTIKQIIDRDKHAVLDITPNAVDRLNYAQWYPIVVFLNPDSKQGVKNMRTRLCPESRKSARKLYERALKLRKNNHHLFTTTINMNSMNDGWYGALKETIQQQQNQLVWVSEGKADGAPDDDLDLHDDRLSYLSAPGSEYSMYSTDSRHTSDYEDTDTEGGAYTDQELDETLNDEVGPPTEPAITRSSEPVRDDPPVIQDAPGYPPYQHQVQPDPLNRIDPAGFKMPGPQQKAEAVPAMPSVPRQLEPIAVVTAPPAVDDSVYVAEEPLPSPHSNYGPQGGTIRKPTTELARPMPHDPQQSGLPITEPKMYKKNLYGMEEPARQNHGMKQPVTGHPVQRFDKEQPLNYDPRPPYQDEQPYRDYDHPPYRYDSAGNYVEPKSRSYDSHLHYENRVPHYDEQWSPYDQSSPQGYPGRTPFENQHPQGYEPRLPYEESAERESSTPPPRYDEQLAPPAVYDGRPRYEPPAKTYSKPTQPRYEEQPLAGSYDVRPRYEPEPHAFPPPASRSPEPKQLYDPQVRPYAQGPPRGYKPGQYEPPLSADVPLPPPPQVQPKPEPPATSSKPLPPPPAAEPEDDPAMKPQSVLTRVKMFENKRSASVDRAKESGDPAVVRPTELVPKPVVGPGPVSKANSLSHLDQDKPAYSRAPEPQKPQVKPPEDIVRSNHYDPDEDEEYYRKQLSYFDRRNFDKPVPPPSANRFPEPVKPVQPQTQPSYSNFSSRGEAVEKVSPVEKRYEPVPQITPPASQYGQPVPPQTTLVAPPAVLPKPPAPEVNPLPLETLSSPKTKPEPPSLQTVPTALRPSNREDTVQTSYLPQKSFPEKAPVNGTDQPAKPITSSYNRFTPKPYTSSARPFERKFESPKFNHNLLPNDTQAKPEPITKPVSSAPQPASKPQTSPQSADLDSGLDTFSRTTDNRPKYQQNNIGAVPKAIPVSPGALDDDEEDEGHTVVATARGIFNSNGGVLSSIETGVSIIIPQGAIPDGVEQEIYFKVCRDNSILPPLDKEKGETLLSPLVMCGPHGLKFLKPVELRLPHCDPKSWQNKSLPGDPNYLVGANCVSVLIDHF; encoded by the exons GCGCCAGGGTTCGGCTTTGGCATCGCTATCTCTGGTGGTCGAGATAATCCTCATTTTCAGAGTGGTGAGACCTCCATTGTGATCTCAGACGTGCTAAAAGGAGGTCCAGCTGAGGGCTTGCTACA GGAGAATGACAGAGTTGTCATGGTTAATGCTGTGTCCATGGATAATGTGGAGCATGCATATGCCGTTCAGCAGCTACGGAAAAGTGGGAAGAATGCGAAAATT ACGATCAGGAGGAAGCGGAAGGTACAGATCCCCGTGGCGCGGCCAGAGCGCGAGACTATGTCGGAGCACGAGGAGGACAGCTACGACGACGACGAGGTGTACGACCCCAGCGCCTACAGTGGCCGGCGGAGCGAGCGCAGCCTTAGCCGCCGGGACAGGAGCGCCAGCCGTGAGCGAAGCCTGTCCCCACGCTCAGACAGGAGGTCTGTGGGCTCCAACCTACCTGCCAGGCCTGCCAAAGTCACCTTGGTGAAGTCTAGGAAAAACGAAG AATATGGGCTGCGCTTAGCAAGCCACATATTTGTGAAAGACATTTCTCCAGAGAGCCTTGCAGCCAGAGATGGCAACATCCAGGAGGGAGATGTTGTACTGAAA ATCAATGGCACAGTGACGGAAAACCTGTCCTTGGTAGATGCTAAGAAACTAATAGAGCGGTCAAAGGGCAAGCTAAAGATGGTTGTCCAGAGGGATGAGAGAGCCACTCTGCTGAATATCCCTGACCTGGATGACAGCATTCCTTCAGCCAATGCCTCTGATAGAGACG acaTTTCAGAAATTCATTCACTGGCATCAGACCATTCCAACCGATCCCATGACCGAAACCGCAGCAGCCGCTCCCGATCTCCTGACAGGAGGTCAGAGCCGTCTGACCATTCCAGAcattctccacagcaaatccacAATGGCAG CCACAGAAGTCGTGACGAAGAGAGGATTTCAAAACCAGGGGCGATATCAACTCCTATTAAAATAGCAGAAGAAGCTGTAATCTCCAAGCCCGTGGAGCAGCCTGTGGTCAAAGAGGAGAAACAGATCCCTCCACTGCCAG AACCCAAGCCAGTGTACGCTCAGCCTGGCCAGCCTGACGTGGACCTCCCCGTCAGCCCCTCCGACGCCCCCATTCCCAGCGTGGCGCACGACGACGGCATGCTGCG GCCCAGTATGAAGCTGGTGAAGTTTAAGAAGGGGGAGAGTGTGGGTCTGCGCCTGGCCGGAGGGAATGACGTGGGGATCTTTGTTGCTGGCGTTCTGGAAGATAGCCCAGCGGCCAAAGAGGGCCTGGAAGAGGGGGACCAGATTCTCAGG gtAAACAATGTTGACTTTGCAAATATAATCCGTGAAGAGGCGGTTTTGTTCCTTCTtgatcttcccaaaggtgaagaGGTCACCATTTTGGCTCAGAAGAAGAAGGATG TTTACAGACGGATAGTAGAGTCTGATGTTGGCGATTCATTCTACATCCGGACGCACTTTGAATACGAGAAGGAGTCGCCGTACGGCCTCAGCTTCAACAAGGGAGAGGTGTTCCGTGTGGTGGACACTCTGTACAATGGCAAGCTGGGTTCCTGGCTGGCCATACGCATTGGCAAGAACCATCAGGAAGTGGAGAGGGGCATCATTCCTAACAAGAACAG AGCGGAGCAGCTGTCCAGCGTTCAGTACACTCTCCCCAAGACGGCTGGAGGGGACCGGGCGGATTTCTGGCGGTTCCGGGGGCTCCGCAGTTCCAAGAGGAACCTCAGGAAGAGTCGCGAGGATCTGTCCGCCCAGCCCGTCCAGACCAAGTTCCCGGCATATGAGCGAGTGGTGCTGAGAGAGG CTGGGTTCCTTCGGCCCGTGGTCATCTTTGGGCCCATTGCTGATGTGGCTCGTGAGAAGCTGGCTAGAGAGGAGCCAGACTTATTTGAGTTGGCAA AGAGCGAGCCGAGGGATGCAGGAAGTGACCAAAGGAGTTCCGGGATCATCCGTCTTCACACCATCAAGCAAATCATCGACCGG GACAAGCATGCAGTGTTGGACATCACCCCGAATGCCGTGGACAGGCTGAACTACGCCCAGTGGTATCCCATCGTGGTGTTCCTGAACCCAGACAGCAAGCAGGGGGTCAAGAACATGAGGACACGGCTGTGTCCGGAATCTAGGAAGAGCGCCAGGAAACTGTACGAGCGCGCCCTGAAGCTGCGAAAAAACAACCACCATCTTTTCACCA CCACCATCAATATGAACTCTATGAATGACGGGTGGTACGGAGCCCTGAAGGAGacaatacagcagcagcagaatcAGTTGGTGTGGGTCTCGGAGGGCAAG GCGGACGGCGCTCCGGATGACGACCTGGACCTGCATGATGACCGGCTGTCGTACCTGTCGGCCCCGGGCAGCGAGTACTCCATGTACAGCACAGACAGTCGACACACGTCGGACTACGAAGACACGGACACAGAGGGCGGGGCCTACACTGACCAGGAGCTGGATGAAACCCTGAACGACGAAGTGGGCCCCCCCACGGAGCCCGCCATCACCCGCTCCTCCGAGCCCGTGCGCGATGACCCTCCCGTCATCCAAGATGCCCCAGGATACCCTCCTTACCAGCACCAGGTCCAGCCTGACCCCCTCAACAGAATAGACCCAGCAGGTTTTAAAATGCCAGGCCCACAGCAG AAAGCAGAGGCGGTTCCTGCCATGCCTAGCGTTCCCCGTCAGCTTGAGCCCATTGCTGTCGTGACAGCGCCCCCTGCTGTTGACGACTCTGTATATGTAGCAGAGGAGCCTCTTCCCTCTCCTCACAGCAACTACGGCCCCCAGGGTGGCACCATTAGGAAGCCCACCACTGAGCTAGCTCGGCCAATGCCCCACGATCCCCAGCAGTCGGGCCTGCCTATTACAGAACCAAAG ATGTACAAGAAAAATCTTTATGGAATGGAAGAACCAGCCAGGCAGAATCACGGCATGAAGCAGCCAGTCACTGGCCACCCCGTGCAGAGGTTCGACAAGGAGCAACCTCTGAACTACGACCCCCGGCCTCCGTACCAGGATGAACAGCCATACAGAGATTATGACCATCCGCCGTACCGATATGACTCTGCGGGAAACTACGTGGAACCAAAGTCTCGCAGCTATGACTCGCACCTGCACTACGAGAACCGAGTGCCTCACTATGACGAGCAGTGGTCTCCCTACGATCAGAGCTCCCCGCAGGGCTACCCAGGTCGAACCCCATTTGAGAACCAGCACCCCCAGGGCTATGAACCCCGGCTCCCCTACGAGGAGAGTGCGGAACGAGAATCCAGCACCCCCCCGCCTCGCTACGATGAGCAGCTGGCGCCCCCCGCAGTGTATGACGGCCGGCCACGGTACGAGCCGCCCGCCAAGACCTACAGCAAGCCCACGCAGCCACGCTACGAGGAGCAGCCCCTCGCGGGCAGCTATGATGTGCGGCCAAGATACGAGCCCGAGCCACATGCCTTTCCCCCTCCTGCCTCCCGATCGCCCGAGCCCAAACAGCTCTACGACCCTCAGGTCCGGCCCTATGCTCAGGGTCCTCCGCGGGGCTACAAGCCAGGACAGTACGAGCCTCCACTCAGCGCAGATGTTCCCCTCCCACCCCCGCCCCAGGTACAGCCTAAGCCAGAGCCTCCAGCCACCTCCAGCAAACCGCTACCCCCACCGCCAGCAGCAGAGCCAGAGGACGACCCAGCCATGAAGCCCCAGTCGGTGCTCACCCGTGTCAAGATGTTCGAGAACAAGAGGTCAGCATCGGTGGACCGGGCCAAGGAGTCTGGGGATCCCGCTGTCGTCAGG CCGACTGAACTTGTACCCAAGCCTGTGGTTGGGCCAGGCCCGGTCTCCAAGGCCAACTCTCTCAGCCATCTGGACCAGGACAAGCCTGCATACAG CAGGGCTCCTGAGCCGCAGAAGCCTCAGGTCAAGCCCCCAGAGGACATCGTTCGTTCCAACCACTACGACCCTGACGAGGATGAGGAGTATTACAGGAAGCAGCTCTCCTACTTTGACCGCAGGAACTTTGACAAGCCTGTGCCCCCACCCTCTGCCAACCGCTTCCCTGAGCCAGTCAAACCAGTGCAGCCTCAGACGCAGCCCAGCTACTCCAACTTCTCCTCCAG GGGGGAGGCCGTGGAGAAAGTCAGTCCTGTGGAGAAAAGATATGAACCAGTGCCTCAGATCACACCACCTGCATCTCAGTACGGTCAGCCTGTGCCACCACAGACCACACTTGTCGCCCCCCCCGCAGTCCTGCCCAAGCCCCCTGCTCCTGAAG TCAACCCACTCCCTCTGGAGACCCTCAGCTCACCCAAGACCAAGCCAGAGCCCCCCTCCCTGCAGACGGTCCCCACCGCACTGCGGCCCAGTAACCGCGAGGACACTGTGCAGACGAGCTACCTGCCCCAGAAGAGCTTCCCCGAGAAGGCTCCGGTCAACGGCACTGACCAGCCCGCCAAGCCCATCACGTCCAGCTACAACCGCTTCACCCCCAAACCGTACACCAGCTCTGCACGGCCATTCGAGCGCAAGTTCGAGAGCCCCAAGTTCAACCACAACCTCCTACCCAATGACACCCAGGCCAAGCCAGAACCCATCACCAAGCCAGTGAGCAGCGCCCCGCAGCCAGCCAGCAAGCCGCAGACCTCCCCACAGTCAGCCGATCTGGACAGCGGCCTGGACACCTTCTCCCGGACCACGGACAACCGGCCCAAATACCAGCAGAACAATATCGGTGCCGTGCCCAAGGCCATTCCTGTCAG CCCCGGCGCTCTGGATGATGACGAGGAGGATGAAGGCCACACTGTGGTGGCCACGGCCAGGGGCATCTTCAACAGCAATGGTGGCGTGCTGAGCTCCATTGAGACCGGGGTTAGCATCATCATCCCCCAGGGCGCCATTCCTGACGGCGTGGAGCAAGAGATCTACTTCAAAGTGTGCAGGGACAACAGCATCCTCCCCCCCTTAGACAAGGAGAAAG GAGAGACTCTTCTCAGCCCACTGGTGATGTGTGGCCCTCATGGCCTGAAGTTCCTGAAGCCGGTGGAGCTGCGCTTACCTCACT